Proteins co-encoded in one Actinomadura luteofluorescens genomic window:
- a CDS encoding STM4015 family protein codes for MIQKRLSTFAGLPVHTFDGEPDGPLPEPGDVAWGVYHHVHDNGVWGAEVPANLDLLLETVDTAQVTHLVIGFWGFTREEFDPVGWLVDHAGRFPRLRALFFGDILDWECHISWIQNGDISPLFDAYPGLEHFEIRGASDLRFEPLRHERLKALRIESGGLPAEVVRAVAGGELPALEHLDLWIGSDMHGGSSSPDDYAPILTGERFPSLKHLGLENGPFQDELAEALASAPVVARLESLSLAMGMLSDRGAEALLSGQPLTHLRSLDLHHAFLSEPMAERLQAALPGVELDLEDALGEASWVGQEWAFSDSYVAVAE; via the coding sequence ATGATCCAGAAGCGCCTCTCGACCTTCGCGGGGCTGCCCGTCCACACCTTCGACGGCGAGCCGGACGGCCCGCTGCCGGAGCCGGGGGACGTGGCCTGGGGCGTCTACCACCACGTCCACGACAACGGCGTGTGGGGCGCGGAGGTCCCCGCGAACCTCGACCTCCTTCTGGAGACGGTCGACACCGCCCAGGTCACCCATCTCGTCATCGGCTTCTGGGGGTTCACCCGCGAGGAGTTCGACCCGGTGGGGTGGCTGGTGGACCACGCCGGGCGGTTCCCCCGCCTGCGCGCGCTGTTCTTCGGCGACATCCTCGACTGGGAATGCCACATCTCCTGGATCCAGAACGGCGACATCTCGCCGCTGTTCGACGCCTACCCGGGGCTGGAGCACTTCGAGATCCGCGGCGCGTCCGACCTGCGGTTCGAGCCGCTGCGGCACGAGCGGCTGAAGGCGCTGCGGATCGAGTCCGGCGGGCTGCCGGCCGAGGTCGTGCGGGCCGTCGCGGGCGGCGAGCTGCCCGCGCTGGAGCACCTGGACCTGTGGATCGGTTCGGACATGCACGGCGGATCGTCCTCGCCCGATGACTACGCGCCCATCCTCACCGGCGAGCGGTTCCCTTCGCTGAAGCACCTCGGCCTGGAGAACGGCCCGTTCCAGGACGAGCTGGCGGAGGCCCTGGCGAGCGCCCCGGTCGTCGCCCGGCTGGAGTCGCTCAGCCTGGCCATGGGGATGCTGTCCGATCGTGGAGCGGAGGCGCTGCTGTCCGGGCAGCCCCTCACCCACCTGCGCAGCCTCGACCTGCACCACGCGTTCCTGAGCGAGCCGATGGCCGAACGCCTTCAGGCGGCTTTGCCCGGCGTCGAGCTCGACCTTGAGGACGCGCTGGGCGAGGCGTCATGGGTGGGCCAGGAATGGGCCTTCAGCGACTCCTACGTCGCGGTGGCGGAATGA
- a CDS encoding methionine ABC transporter permease, with translation MSWDEVMPLLWPATRETLYMTGVATLFTAVLGLLLGVLLVITERGGLLPAPPVNGVLGIVVNIGRSLPFLILMVAIIPFTRAVVGTSIGNAAAIVPLTVGAIPFYARLVEIALREVDPGVLAAADAMGATRREIVGKVLLREARPGLVSGLTVTVIALIGYTAMAGTVGGGGLGNLAVVYGYERFETKVMVSTVALLVVIVLIIQAAGDLVSRRLTHK, from the coding sequence ATGAGCTGGGACGAGGTCATGCCGCTGCTGTGGCCCGCCACCCGCGAGACCCTCTACATGACCGGTGTCGCGACGCTGTTCACCGCCGTCCTCGGGCTGCTGCTCGGGGTGCTGCTGGTGATCACCGAGCGGGGCGGGCTGCTGCCCGCGCCGCCGGTCAACGGCGTGCTGGGGATCGTGGTCAACATCGGCCGGTCGCTGCCGTTCCTGATCCTGATGGTGGCGATCATCCCGTTCACCCGGGCGGTCGTCGGCACCAGCATCGGCAACGCCGCCGCGATCGTCCCGCTGACCGTCGGCGCCATCCCGTTCTACGCGCGGCTCGTCGAGATCGCGCTGCGCGAGGTCGACCCGGGCGTCCTCGCCGCGGCGGACGCGATGGGCGCCACCCGCCGCGAGATCGTCGGCAAGGTCCTGCTGCGCGAGGCGCGGCCGGGCCTGGTGTCCGGGCTGACCGTCACCGTCATCGCGCTCATCGGCTACACGGCCATGGCCGGGACGGTCGGCGGCGGCGGGCTCGGCAACCTCGCCGTCGTCTACGGCTACGAGCGCTTCGAGACCAAGGTCATGGTCTCCACCGTGGCCCTGCTGGTCGTCATCGTCCTGATCATCCAGGCCGCGGGGGACCTCGTCTCCCGCCGGCTGACCCACAAGTAG
- a CDS encoding STM4014 family protein yields MTLAVVGTPGDRRPALFAAACRSAGLPEPRLVPWTDVLRGAPLTFGAGERVRVDSPGEDPEADALLRGPGPPERVGGGARWHRTFTAALRRLSASASASGARFLGDVEEIAVMFDKRLTHARLLCAGVPVPAALPEVNGYAALRSRMDEAGERRVFVKPAHGSSASGVVALQTAPGRVRAVTSASLTGDRLLNSLRVRSYESEEEVATLVGLLAPDGLHVERWLPKATLGGRVFDLRVVVIGGEPTHVVVRTSRTPMTNLHLGGARGDLGAVRRALGEDGWKRAMDVCARAAACFPGSPMVGVDLLVGFGLKRFAVCEVNAFGDLLPGLTGLPGSSGEGLDTYGAQVRAMVQACTT; encoded by the coding sequence ATGACGCTCGCGGTGGTCGGCACGCCCGGCGACCGGCGACCCGCGCTGTTCGCCGCGGCGTGCCGGTCCGCCGGGCTGCCCGAGCCGCGGCTCGTCCCGTGGACGGACGTGCTGCGCGGCGCGCCGCTCACCTTCGGCGCCGGCGAGAGGGTCCGCGTCGACTCGCCCGGCGAGGATCCCGAGGCCGACGCGCTGCTGCGCGGCCCCGGCCCGCCCGAGCGGGTCGGCGGCGGGGCGCGCTGGCACCGGACGTTCACGGCGGCGCTGCGGCGGCTGTCGGCGTCGGCGTCGGCGTCCGGCGCCCGCTTCCTCGGCGACGTCGAGGAGATCGCGGTCATGTTCGACAAGCGGCTCACCCACGCCCGCCTGCTTTGCGCGGGTGTGCCCGTCCCGGCCGCTCTGCCCGAGGTCAACGGGTATGCGGCACTCCGTTCCCGGATGGACGAGGCGGGCGAGCGGAGGGTGTTCGTGAAGCCGGCGCACGGCTCCTCGGCCTCCGGGGTGGTCGCGCTCCAGACCGCCCCGGGCCGTGTGCGGGCCGTGACGTCGGCGTCCCTGACCGGTGACCGGCTGCTCAACTCGCTGCGCGTCCGCTCCTACGAGTCCGAGGAGGAGGTCGCGACGCTGGTCGGCCTGCTCGCGCCGGACGGCCTGCACGTCGAGCGTTGGCTGCCCAAGGCGACGCTCGGCGGGCGCGTGTTCGACCTGCGGGTCGTCGTCATCGGAGGCGAGCCCACGCACGTGGTCGTCCGGACCAGCCGGACCCCGATGACGAACCTGCACCTGGGCGGTGCCAGGGGTGACCTGGGAGCGGTGCGGCGCGCGCTCGGCGAGGACGGTTGGAAGCGCGCCATGGACGTGTGCGCGCGGGCCGCCGCGTGCTTTCCGGGCAGCCCGATGGTCGGCGTCGACCTGCTCGTGGGATTCGGGTTGAAGCGGTTCGCGGTGTGCGAGGTGAACGCCTTCGGCGACCTGCTTCCGGGCCTGACCGGCCTGCCCGGAAGTTCCGGCGAGGGCCTGGACACCTACGGCGCCCAGGTCAGGGCGATGGTGCAGGCATGCACGACATGA
- a CDS encoding STM4015 family protein — MAIYEHLEEYVGLPVATFNEDTGTEEEDDGRGSGVDPVSGEDFPPAGEAAWFVGTSFDEEPFGDVWARFRETVDTTEVTALIIGYWGASYELENVPDPVQLLIGAAASFPKLRSLFLGDITGEEAEISWIEHGDITPLFAAFPDLERVEVRGAQGLVLDPIKSGKLKVLRFESGGLPARIVRAVGASDLPNLEHLDLWLGEANYGGDATVADLAPFLSGERLPALRHLGLEDSEIQDEVAAAVAGAPVVARLESLSLAMGILTDQGAEALLAGQPLTHLRKLDLHHHFLSDAMVERVRAALPGVTVDLDEQEKPDGDWHFIAVSE; from the coding sequence ATGGCCATATATGAGCACCTTGAGGAATATGTCGGCCTTCCGGTGGCCACGTTCAACGAGGACACCGGCACCGAGGAGGAGGACGACGGCCGCGGCTCGGGCGTCGATCCCGTCAGCGGGGAGGACTTCCCGCCCGCGGGCGAGGCCGCCTGGTTCGTCGGGACCTCCTTCGACGAGGAGCCGTTCGGCGACGTCTGGGCGCGGTTCCGGGAGACGGTCGACACCACCGAGGTGACGGCGCTCATCATCGGCTACTGGGGCGCGTCCTACGAGCTGGAGAACGTCCCCGACCCGGTGCAGCTTCTGATCGGGGCGGCCGCGTCGTTCCCGAAGCTGCGGTCGCTGTTCCTCGGCGACATCACCGGCGAGGAGGCGGAGATCTCCTGGATCGAGCACGGTGACATCACGCCCCTGTTCGCCGCGTTCCCCGACCTGGAGCGGGTGGAGGTGCGCGGAGCGCAGGGGCTCGTCCTCGACCCGATCAAGAGCGGGAAGCTGAAGGTGCTGCGGTTCGAGTCGGGCGGGCTGCCGGCGCGGATCGTCCGTGCCGTCGGCGCGAGCGACCTGCCCAACCTGGAGCACCTCGACCTCTGGCTCGGCGAGGCGAACTACGGCGGCGACGCCACCGTCGCCGACCTCGCGCCGTTCCTGTCCGGCGAGCGGCTGCCGGCGCTGCGCCACCTCGGCCTGGAGGACAGCGAGATCCAGGACGAGGTCGCGGCGGCGGTCGCCGGCGCGCCGGTCGTCGCCCGGCTGGAGTCGCTGAGCCTGGCGATGGGCATCCTGACCGACCAGGGCGCCGAGGCGCTGCTGGCCGGCCAGCCGCTCACCCACCTGCGCAAGCTGGACCTGCACCACCACTTCCTGTCGGACGCGATGGTCGAGCGGGTGCGGGCGGCGCTGCCCGGCGTCACGGTCGACCTGGACGAGCAGGAGAAGCCGGACGGCGACTGGCACTTCATCGCGGTGTCCGAGTGA
- a CDS encoding SDR family NAD(P)-dependent oxidoreductase yields MRFDSKIVLITGGAGGIGRATAHAFAREGALVVLAGRDEAALAAAVKEIGSDRADHVVADVADPASAAGMVEAVAGRHGGLHVAVNNAGIFSAAGPVADIDPAAWNAVLAVNLTGVFLSMKHEIAHMRAHGGGAIVNVSSNIGAHGRRPGLAAYAASKAAVSVLTRTAALDHVADGVRVNAVSPGATDTPMSLLPGESHAERAERMRTSAPSGRVSETGEVAETILWLASGASSHVVGHDLVVDGGVTA; encoded by the coding sequence ATGCGATTCGACAGCAAGATCGTCCTCATCACCGGCGGCGCGGGCGGCATCGGCCGCGCCACCGCGCACGCCTTCGCCCGCGAGGGCGCGCTGGTCGTCCTGGCCGGACGCGACGAGGCCGCGCTGGCCGCGGCCGTGAAGGAGATCGGCTCGGACCGGGCCGACCACGTCGTCGCGGACGTGGCCGACCCCGCGTCGGCCGCCGGAATGGTCGAGGCGGTCGCGGGCCGCCACGGCGGCCTCCACGTCGCCGTCAACAACGCCGGGATCTTCAGCGCCGCCGGACCCGTCGCCGACATCGACCCCGCCGCCTGGAACGCCGTCCTGGCGGTGAACCTGACCGGCGTGTTCCTGTCGATGAAGCACGAGATCGCCCACATGCGCGCCCACGGCGGCGGGGCGATCGTCAACGTCTCGTCCAACATCGGCGCGCACGGGCGCCGGCCCGGCCTCGCGGCCTACGCGGCCTCCAAGGCGGCGGTCAGCGTCCTCACCCGCACCGCCGCCCTCGACCACGTCGCCGACGGCGTCCGCGTCAACGCGGTCAGCCCGGGCGCCACCGACACGCCGATGTCGCTGCTCCCGGGCGAGTCGCACGCCGAGCGCGCCGAGCGGATGCGCACCTCCGCGCCGTCCGGCCGGGTGTCCGAAACCGGAGAAGTGGCCGAGACCATCCTGTGGCTGGCCTCCGGCGCCTCGTCCCACGTCGTCGGACACGACCTGGTCGTCGACGGAGGCGTCACCGCCTGA
- a CDS encoding STM4013/SEN3800 family hydrolase, with amino-acid sequence MHDMNEVIGSHDVLLVTLDTLRYDVAAELAAAGETPTLTGLLPEGRWERRHTPGSFTYAAHAAMLAGFLPTPASPGPHPRLFAGAFPGSETTAAGTWTFDAADLPGGLAAAGYHTVCVGGVGFFNKLTPLGSALPSLFAESHWERGFGVTDPESLPNQIDRIAEVMARLPAERRLFLLLNVASLHQPNWFYLDGATRSHGDTRATHAAALRHVDAHIGRLFGLMRRPCFVIVCSDHGTAYGEAGHTGHRIGHEVVWTVPYGEFVLS; translated from the coding sequence ATGCACGACATGAACGAAGTCATCGGCAGCCACGACGTGCTGCTGGTGACCCTCGACACTCTGCGCTACGACGTGGCCGCCGAACTGGCCGCCGCGGGGGAGACCCCCACCCTCACCGGGCTGCTCCCGGAAGGCCGCTGGGAGCGCCGCCACACGCCCGGCAGCTTCACCTACGCCGCGCACGCGGCGATGCTGGCGGGCTTCCTGCCCACGCCCGCGTCGCCCGGCCCGCATCCGCGCCTGTTCGCCGGCGCCTTCCCGGGCAGCGAGACCACCGCCGCCGGCACCTGGACGTTCGACGCCGCCGACCTGCCGGGGGGCCTTGCAGCCGCGGGCTACCACACGGTCTGCGTGGGCGGCGTCGGGTTCTTCAACAAGCTGACGCCGCTCGGATCGGCGCTCCCGTCGCTCTTCGCCGAGAGCCACTGGGAGCGCGGGTTCGGCGTGACCGACCCGGAGTCGCTGCCCAACCAGATCGACCGGATCGCCGAAGTCATGGCGCGGCTGCCTGCCGAACGCCGCCTGTTCCTGCTGCTGAACGTCGCGTCCCTGCACCAGCCCAACTGGTTCTACCTGGACGGCGCCACACGCTCGCACGGTGACACCCGCGCGACCCACGCCGCCGCCCTCCGCCATGTGGACGCGCACATCGGCAGGTTGTTCGGGCTGATGCGCCGCCCGTGCTTCGTCATCGTCTGCTCCGACCACGGGACGGCGTACGGCGAGGCCGGCCACACGGGCCACCGCATCGGCCACGAAGTCGTCTGGACCGTTCCGTACGGGGAGTTCGTTCTTTCGTGA
- a CDS encoding methionine ABC transporter ATP-binding protein yields the protein MIQIEKLRKVYRGRGREVTAVDGVDLTVAEGEVFGVLGRSGAGKSTLLRCVNLLERPDEGRVVVGGRDLLALRGGELRRARQGIGMIHQHFGLLGSRTVAGNVAFPLEVMGVPRAERAGRVAELLDLVGLTEHAKARPAQISGGQKQRVGIARALAGRPKVLLSDEATSALDPETTASILELLRDLNRRLGLTILLITHEMEVVKRICDSAAVMREGRFTESGPVPELLARPGSELARGLFPLPPAEPRDGTTLVEVTFTGGATDEPFVSALARRYALDVNILGGAVETVGGERVGRLQLELPGDPADNAAQLAFLRESGLAVQVRNAGQVANPLEVDPR from the coding sequence GTGATTCAGATCGAAAAACTTCGAAAGGTCTACCGCGGCCGCGGCCGCGAGGTGACCGCCGTCGACGGCGTCGACCTGACCGTCGCCGAGGGCGAGGTCTTCGGCGTGCTCGGCCGCAGCGGCGCCGGAAAGAGCACCCTGCTGCGCTGCGTCAACCTCCTGGAGCGCCCGGACGAGGGCCGCGTCGTGGTCGGCGGCCGGGACCTGCTCGCGCTGCGCGGCGGGGAGCTGCGCCGGGCGCGCCAGGGCATCGGCATGATCCACCAGCACTTCGGGCTGCTCGGCAGCCGGACCGTCGCCGGGAACGTCGCGTTCCCGCTGGAGGTCATGGGCGTCCCGCGCGCCGAGCGGGCCGGGCGCGTCGCCGAACTGCTTGACCTCGTCGGGCTCACCGAGCACGCGAAGGCCCGCCCGGCGCAGATCTCCGGCGGGCAGAAGCAGCGCGTCGGCATCGCCCGGGCGCTCGCGGGACGGCCGAAGGTGCTGCTGTCGGACGAGGCGACGTCGGCGCTCGACCCGGAGACGACCGCCTCGATCCTGGAGCTGCTGCGCGACCTCAACCGCCGGCTCGGCCTCACGATCCTGCTCATCACCCACGAGATGGAGGTGGTGAAGCGCATCTGCGACTCGGCCGCGGTCATGCGGGAGGGCCGGTTCACCGAGTCGGGGCCGGTGCCCGAGCTGCTCGCCCGCCCGGGTTCGGAGCTGGCGCGCGGCCTGTTCCCGCTGCCGCCCGCCGAGCCCCGCGACGGCACGACGCTGGTCGAGGTCACCTTCACCGGCGGCGCGACCGACGAGCCGTTCGTGTCGGCGCTGGCCCGCAGGTACGCGCTGGACGTCAACATCCTCGGCGGCGCCGTGGAGACGGTCGGCGGCGAGCGCGTCGGCCGGCTCCAGCTCGAACTGCCGGGCGACCCGGCGGACAACGCCGCGCAGCTGGCGTTCCTGCGCGAGTCCGGCCTGGCCGTGCAGGTCCGGAACGCCGGGCAGGTCGCGAACCCCCTGGAGGTGGACCCCCGATGA
- a CDS encoding sensor histidine kinase — protein MASLSAALRVRVHAPWSATAWRDTVFVASGVPLQLAGWLILGSLWSFWTPVRVTPIVLLTFASVLLLLLALRPLTSWQRERCWAMLGFDIPRMPGFDGGRAWDVLRDLRSPELWRVLQYHLLVAPFLALGGLAVIGAWTAGLALATSATYAWAVHPGDPLAGHPQRVAVLTAAGVLLLVAAPWAAAGVRRLDARAASALLGPDRAKELQRRVEDLAEKRASVVDAADIERRRIERDLHDGAQQRLVSLALNLGLARETLTGVPDEAMRVIVEAHEEAKAALTELRDLIRGLHPAVLEDRGLDAALSGVAARVPLPVRLRVDIEPRASSTVEAVAYFVVSEALTNVVKHARANEVDVSVARGGDVLRVMVRDDGAGGADPSAGTGLTGLARRVRSVDGTFRITSPAGGPTTVTVELPCAL, from the coding sequence ATGGCATCCCTCTCCGCGGCCCTGCGCGTCCGCGTGCACGCTCCGTGGTCGGCCACGGCGTGGCGCGACACGGTGTTCGTCGCCTCCGGGGTGCCGCTGCAACTCGCCGGGTGGCTGATCCTCGGCTCCCTCTGGTCGTTCTGGACGCCGGTGCGCGTGACCCCGATCGTCCTGCTCACCTTCGCGTCGGTGCTCCTGCTGCTGCTCGCGCTGCGCCCGCTGACGTCCTGGCAGCGGGAGCGGTGCTGGGCGATGCTCGGCTTCGACATCCCGCGGATGCCCGGCTTCGACGGCGGGCGCGCCTGGGACGTCCTGCGCGACCTGCGCTCGCCCGAGCTGTGGCGGGTGCTCCAGTACCACCTGCTGGTCGCGCCGTTCCTCGCCCTCGGCGGGCTGGCGGTGATCGGGGCGTGGACGGCCGGGCTCGCCCTCGCCACGTCCGCGACCTACGCGTGGGCGGTGCACCCCGGCGACCCGCTGGCCGGCCATCCGCAGCGCGTCGCCGTGCTCACCGCGGCCGGGGTGCTGCTCCTGGTCGCGGCGCCGTGGGCGGCCGCGGGCGTCCGGCGCCTGGACGCCCGCGCCGCCTCCGCGCTGCTCGGCCCCGACCGCGCGAAGGAACTCCAGCGGCGCGTCGAGGACCTGGCGGAGAAGCGCGCCAGCGTGGTGGACGCCGCCGACATCGAGCGCCGCCGCATCGAGCGGGACCTGCACGACGGCGCCCAGCAGCGGCTCGTCTCCCTCGCGCTCAACCTCGGGCTGGCGCGCGAGACGCTCACCGGCGTCCCGGACGAGGCCATGCGGGTGATCGTGGAGGCGCACGAGGAGGCCAAGGCGGCGCTGACCGAGCTGCGCGACCTGATCCGCGGCCTGCACCCGGCCGTGCTGGAGGACCGCGGCCTGGACGCCGCCCTGTCCGGCGTCGCCGCGCGGGTGCCGCTGCCCGTCCGGCTCCGCGTCGACATCGAGCCGCGCGCCTCCTCCACCGTCGAGGCCGTCGCCTACTTCGTGGTCTCCGAGGCCCTCACCAACGTGGTCAAGCACGCGCGGGCGAACGAGGTGGACGTCAGCGTGGCGCGCGGCGGCGACGTGCTGCGGGTGATGGTCCGCGACGACGGCGCGGGCGGCGCCGACCCGTCCGCCGGGACCGGCCTGACGGGGCTCGCGCGCCGCGTCCGGTCCGTGGACGGTACCTTCCGGATCACCAGCCCCGCGGGGGGCCCGACGACCGTCACCGTGGAGTTGCCGTGCGCATTGTGA
- a CDS encoding DUF4097 family beta strand repeat-containing protein — MTATDAPDRPRRRAVWIALAVVTALAVVAPVGLTAFGRAVQRTSTSMTPYRHAIREVRLDVGSAEVSVGPGTDGEARVYKDLRWGPRKPELTESLVDDVLFVTFRCPGPGWPGAGCGAEIDIQVPAAARVSAVAGSGRIDVRGVTGDLDLRTGSGEIDVAGARGRLRLLARSGTINGRGLASPKTRADVSSGTLDLRYAEPPDAVDASAGSGTVKIIVPAGSRYRVAGWTGAGNAHLNPAVYDDRSSRLLSVRSGSGETYVDYRDD; from the coding sequence GTGACGGCGACGGACGCCCCGGACCGGCCGCGGCGCCGCGCCGTCTGGATCGCGCTGGCGGTCGTGACGGCGCTGGCCGTGGTCGCGCCGGTCGGGCTCACGGCGTTCGGCCGGGCCGTCCAGCGGACCTCGACGTCCATGACCCCCTACCGGCACGCGATCCGGGAGGTGCGGCTCGACGTGGGCAGCGCCGAGGTCTCGGTCGGGCCGGGCACGGACGGCGAGGCGCGCGTCTACAAGGACCTCCGGTGGGGGCCGCGGAAACCCGAGCTCACCGAGTCGCTGGTGGACGACGTCCTGTTCGTGACCTTCCGCTGCCCGGGCCCCGGCTGGCCGGGCGCGGGCTGCGGCGCGGAGATCGACATCCAGGTCCCGGCCGCGGCGCGCGTGTCGGCGGTCGCCGGCTCCGGGCGGATCGACGTGCGCGGGGTGACCGGCGACCTCGACCTGCGGACCGGGTCCGGGGAGATCGACGTCGCCGGCGCGCGGGGGCGGCTGCGGCTGCTGGCGCGATCCGGAACGATCAACGGCCGCGGCCTCGCCTCGCCGAAGACGCGGGCCGACGTGTCGTCGGGCACGCTCGACCTCCGCTACGCCGAGCCCCCGGACGCCGTGGACGCCTCCGCGGGCTCGGGCACCGTGAAGATCATCGTTCCGGCGGGCTCGCGCTACCGGGTCGCCGGATGGACGGGCGCGGGCAACGCCCACCTCAACCCGGCCGTCTACGACGACCGCTCGTCCCGCCTGCTCTCCGTCCGCAGCGGATCGGGCGAGACCTACGTCGACTACCGCGATGACTAG
- a CDS encoding MetQ/NlpA family ABC transporter substrate-binding protein: MLRKITAALASAALLAGLTACGSSSASDDPDAPLKVAVNPVPHGDILKYVKDDLAGKAGLKLEIVTFSDYQQPNTALKEKQVTANYFQHVPFMEEFEKKSGTKLAFVAPVHLEPLGVYSKKVKSLLAVPQGATVAVPNDPANEGRSLKLLADNGLITLKPGAPASATERDVASNPKGLKFKPLKAAQLPRSLEDVDLSVINGNYAIEAGLAPNRDALAAEKAEGNPYANGVVTLPEDKDDPRVKKLVQLLQGPEVKKFVEDKYKGSVLIAS, from the coding sequence GTGCTCCGCAAAATCACCGCCGCGCTGGCCTCCGCCGCCCTCCTCGCGGGCCTCACCGCCTGCGGCTCCTCCTCGGCGTCCGACGACCCGGACGCCCCGCTGAAGGTCGCGGTCAACCCCGTCCCGCACGGCGACATCCTCAAGTACGTCAAGGACGACCTGGCGGGCAAGGCCGGGCTCAAGCTGGAGATCGTCACCTTCAGCGACTACCAGCAGCCGAACACCGCGCTGAAGGAGAAGCAGGTCACCGCCAACTACTTCCAGCACGTGCCGTTCATGGAGGAGTTCGAGAAGAAGTCCGGGACGAAGCTGGCGTTCGTCGCGCCCGTGCACCTGGAGCCCCTCGGCGTGTACTCGAAGAAGGTGAAGAGCCTGCTGGCCGTCCCGCAGGGCGCGACCGTCGCGGTGCCGAACGACCCGGCCAACGAGGGGCGCTCGCTGAAGCTGCTCGCCGACAACGGCCTGATCACCCTCAAGCCGGGCGCGCCGGCGAGCGCGACCGAGCGGGACGTCGCGAGCAACCCCAAGGGCCTGAAGTTCAAGCCGCTCAAGGCCGCCCAGCTGCCCCGCTCGCTGGAGGACGTCGACCTGTCGGTGATCAACGGCAACTACGCCATCGAGGCCGGGCTCGCCCCGAACAGGGACGCGCTCGCCGCCGAGAAGGCCGAGGGCAACCCCTACGCCAACGGCGTCGTCACGCTGCCGGAGGACAAGGACGACCCTCGCGTGAAGAAGCTCGTCCAGCTGCTGCAGGGCCCCGAGGTGAAGAAGTTCGTCGAGGACAAGTACAAGGGGTCGGTGCTGATCGCCTCCTGA
- a CDS encoding TetR/AcrR family transcriptional regulator, with protein sequence MARTKEFDPDAALRRALELFWERGYEATSMADLVAHLGIARASVYATFGGKRELYLKALERYLHDTDPKIAEALSQPGPVLPAVRALIERYAEESARDRPRLGCLVVNTAVELGARDTEAARLVESSWNFLEASLTTALTRARAQGELPADKAPRALARLLLVLFQGMRVLGRAPADDHRLRDAARQAAALLT encoded by the coding sequence ATGGCACGGACGAAGGAGTTCGATCCGGACGCCGCGCTGCGGCGGGCGCTGGAGCTGTTCTGGGAGCGCGGCTACGAGGCGACCTCCATGGCCGACCTCGTGGCGCACCTCGGCATCGCCCGGGCCAGCGTCTACGCCACGTTCGGCGGCAAGCGCGAGCTGTACCTGAAGGCCCTGGAACGCTACCTCCACGACACCGACCCGAAGATCGCCGAGGCGCTGTCGCAGCCCGGGCCCGTGCTGCCCGCGGTCCGCGCACTGATCGAGCGTTACGCCGAGGAGTCGGCACGCGACCGGCCCCGGCTCGGCTGCCTCGTGGTGAACACCGCGGTCGAACTGGGCGCGCGCGACACCGAGGCCGCGCGCCTGGTCGAGTCGAGCTGGAACTTCCTGGAGGCCTCCCTCACCACCGCGCTGACCCGCGCGAGAGCCCAGGGCGAGCTGCCCGCGGACAAGGCCCCCCGGGCGCTCGCCCGCCTCCTGCTCGTCCTGTTCCAGGGCATGCGCGTCCTCGGCCGCGCCCCCGCCGACGACCACCGCCTCCGCGACGCGGCCCGCCAGGCCGCCGCCCTGCTCACCTGA
- a CDS encoding response regulator transcription factor translates to MRIVIAEDSVLLRAGLIKLLETSGFEVAAAVGEAEGLLAAVREHRPDAAIVDVRMPPGFTDEGVRAALVMRRETPGTAVLLLSQYVEERYAADLLSTSTSGIGYLLKDRVADVSVFLDALRRVASGGTALDPEVVSQLLLRRHRDPLDRLTPREKEVLGLMAEGRSNAGIAAALVVSESAVAKHINGIFAKLDLPHAEGDHRRVLAVLRFLGGDG, encoded by the coding sequence GTGCGCATTGTGATCGCCGAGGACTCGGTCCTGCTGCGAGCCGGGCTGATCAAGCTCCTGGAGACCTCGGGGTTCGAGGTCGCCGCGGCCGTCGGCGAGGCCGAGGGGCTCCTCGCCGCCGTCCGCGAGCACCGGCCCGACGCGGCGATCGTGGACGTCCGGATGCCGCCCGGCTTCACCGACGAGGGGGTCCGCGCGGCGCTGGTGATGCGGCGCGAGACGCCCGGGACCGCGGTGCTGCTGCTGTCGCAGTACGTCGAGGAGCGGTACGCGGCGGACCTGCTGTCGACCAGCACCAGCGGGATCGGCTACCTGCTCAAGGACCGCGTCGCGGACGTGTCGGTGTTCCTGGACGCGCTGCGCCGGGTCGCCTCCGGCGGCACCGCCCTGGACCCCGAGGTCGTCTCGCAGCTGCTGCTGCGCCGGCACCGCGACCCGCTCGACCGGCTCACCCCGCGCGAGAAGGAGGTGCTCGGCCTCATGGCCGAGGGCCGTTCCAACGCGGGCATCGCCGCTGCGCTGGTGGTGAGCGAGAGCGCGGTCGCCAAGCACATCAACGGCATCTTCGCCAAGCTCGACCTCCCGCACGCCGAGGGCGACCACCGCCGCGTCCTCGCGGTGCTGCGCTTCCTGGGCGGCGACGGGTGA